In one Paenibacillus sp. JQZ6Y-1 genomic region, the following are encoded:
- a CDS encoding RusA family crossover junction endodeoxyribonuclease, which produces MIQFTVLGEPVAQGRPRASTVSGHIRMYDPAKSSDYKDYVRLAASAHAPKILLEGPLSMMLTVYRSTPKSFSNKKTAAAEAGQIKPTTKPDVDNYLKGVKDALKGVIWKDDSQVVEVFARKRYSTRPRIEVKIQTL; this is translated from the coding sequence ATGATTCAATTCACAGTACTGGGCGAACCGGTCGCACAAGGAAGACCTAGAGCAAGCACAGTCAGCGGTCACATCCGTATGTATGATCCAGCCAAGTCAAGCGATTATAAGGACTATGTACGACTGGCTGCTTCAGCACATGCGCCAAAAATTTTGTTGGAAGGCCCACTCAGTATGATGCTTACCGTTTATCGTTCTACACCGAAATCATTCAGCAACAAGAAAACCGCAGCAGCGGAGGCTGGGCAGATTAAGCCGACAACTAAACCGGACGTGGATAATTACCTGAAAGGCGTCAAAGATGCATTGAAAGGTGTCATCTGGAAGGATGATAGCCAGGTTGTTGAAGTGTTTGCCCGGAAGCGGTATAGCACACGCCCGCGTATCGAAGTCAAAATTCAAACTTTATAA